In the genome of Coregonus clupeaformis isolate EN_2021a chromosome 11, ASM2061545v1, whole genome shotgun sequence, one region contains:
- the asb3 gene encoding ankyrin repeat and SOCS box protein 3, with product MDFTECYSDTVSSLAVAARDRNVRRVSLLIQRGCSVDSRDNRGWNALHEAAAAGTIVCVRHLLKAAAGASRGCRAYVGSLTHEGESALYLASQRRHLAVVKLLLRAHADINQPTNDLSCPLYAAVDCGHTDIVELLVRKGAEVNGTHTASCWTCLHQAAYKGHSDIVRILVGVCRLEVFDDHMITPLFVAAQYGQKQCLQILADAGANVNAQASDLATPLLIASQEGHEGCVEILLDHNANPNLSCSDNWPQLPIHAAAEFGHNSILARLIAVTDRVCDRGESELSPLYSAVKNNHSHCVDLLLRAGFSPDAQDCSSLFSSDTTSPLAYTLALKCTSSQPFSDSARLLVAAGATLTGREWFYILATCKSDVLQYVLQHRSIPGPEQLSRTISLSSRTEQQSKIPLSPEELRGLVCEALDMVCHASYWLPQLLRAGLEPSLLLQQPYMLGKADSEVVNYFLQFVNWSTLSHPLKDILLHREEVTWRPLAYHECVPPLSHLCRLRVREELGSVVLMQTDVVRQLPLPPPLQTYLQFRDIPPPSHATTIPRRGFPQRLER from the exons ATGGACTTTACTGAGTGTTACAGCGACACAGTGTCCAGTCTTGCCGTGGCAGCACGTGATAGAAATGTCAGGCGTGTGAGCTTACTGATCCAGAGAGGCTGCAGTGTGGACAGTAGGGATAACCGTGGCTGGAACGCCCTCCACGAGGCTGCAGCCGCTGGCACCATCGTATGTGTGCGGCATCTACTTAAGGCTGCCG CAGGAGCCTCCCGTGGTTGCCGTGCCTACGTGGGCTCTCTGACACATGAGGGTGAGTCTGCGTTGTACCTGGCCTCGCAGCGCAGACACCTAGCCGTGGTCAAGCTCCTCCTCAGAGCACACGCTGACATCAACCAGCCAACCAATGACCTGTCCTGCCCTCTCTACGCAG cagtagaCTGTGGGCACACAGATATCGTGGAGTTGCTGGTGCGGAAAGGGGCAGAGGTTAACGGAACACACACAGCCTCCTGCTGGACCTGCCTTCATCAGGCTGCCTATAAGGGTCACAGTGACATTGTGCGTATCCTGGTGGGTGTGTGTCGCCTGGAGGTGTTTGACGACCACATGATCACACCCCTGTTTGTGGCTGCACAGTACGGACAGAAGCAGTGTCTCCAGATCCTCGCTGACGCAG GTGCCAATGTGAACGCCCAGGCGTCAGACTTGGCAACACCGCTGCTGATTGCGTCACAGGAGGGCCACGAGGGCTGTGTGGAGATTCTTCTGGACCACAATGCCAACCCGAACCTGTCTTGTTCCGACAACTGGCCACAGCTCCCCATCCACGCAGCTGCCGAGTTCGGCCACAACTCTATCCTGGCCAGGCTGATTGCTGTGACAGACCGGGTGTGTGACCGTGGAGAGAGTGAGTTGAGTCCGCTGTACTCTGCTGTGAAGAACAATCACAGCCACTGTGTAGATCTGCTGCTGAGGGCAGGCTTCAGCCCAGACGCCCAGGACTGTAGCTCCCTCTTCAGCTCAGACACCACATCGCCACTCGCCTACACCCTCGCCTTGAAATGCACATCCTCCCAGCCCTTCAGCGATTCGGCGCGTTTGTTGGTAGCCGCAGGGGCCACTTTGACCGGGCGGGAATGGTTCTACATTCTGGCCACGTGCAAATCCGATGTGCTGCAGTATGTCTTACAACACAGGAGCATCCCCGGACCAGAGCAGCTAAGCAGGACCATCTCGCTCAGCTCTAGGACAGAGCAGCAGAGCAAGATCCCACTCAGTCCAGAAGAGTTGCGTGGGCTGGTGTGTGAGGCGCTTGATATGGTGTGCCATGCCTCCTACTGGCTGCCACAGCTACTTCGGGCAGGGCTGGAGCCATCCCTACTGTTGCAGCAACCTTACATGCTGGGGAAGGCGGACAGTGAGGTTGTGAATTACTTCCTGCAGTTTGTCAATTGGTCGACTCTTTCCCACCCGCTAAAGGACATACTGCTACACCGAGAGGAGGTCACCTGGAGACCACTCGCGTACCACG agtgtgtgccccctctctctcacctctgcaGGCTGCGGGTCAGGGAAGAGTTGGGTTCAGTGGTTCTGATGCAGACGGATGTGGTCCGACAGCTTCCTCTTCCCCCTCCACTGCAGACATACCTCCAGTTCAGAGACATCCCACCACCCTCACACGCAACGACAATCCCACGGAGAGGGTTTCCACAGCGACTAGAACGATGA
- the LOC121577250 gene encoding lens fiber membrane intrinsic protein-like, with translation MLYTLAGGGTLCGVAALVLLIVSTATDFWMQYRYSGASANQGLWRFCINHKCHAHTITVAFWDATRAFMLLSVLSCFAGVLLGLSAFVNGTKSRRVRTGGFALLLSGFLALLALAIYTGVTVNFFGKRFLDWRFSWSYIVAWVAIILSFAAGVFQLCAFQKNIAEPPPTNVQES, from the exons ATGCTGTACACTTTAGCAGGAGGGGGTACACTCTGTGGTGTGGCCGCCCTCGTGCTCCTCATCGTCTCCACGGCGACCGACTTCTGGATGCAGTACCGCTACTCGGGAGCGTCGGCCAATCAGGGCCTCTGGAGGTTTTGCATCAATCACAAGTGCCACGCCCACACCATCACTGTGG CCTTCTGGGATGCGACAAGGGCCTTCATGCTACTGTCCGTGCTGAGCTGCTTTGCTGGCGTATTGCTGGGCCTGAGTGCCTTCGTCAACGGCACCAAGAGCAGGAGGGTCCGGACGGGGGGCTTCGCTCTGCTCCTGTCAG GTTTCCTAGCTCTGTTAGCTCTGGCCATCTACACTGGCGTGACGGTCAACTTCTTTGGCAAGCGCTTCCTTGATTGGCGCTTCTCCTGGTCCTACATCGTAGCTTGGGTGGCCATCATCTTATCTTTCGCTGCTG GTGTGTTCCAACTCTGTGCCTTTCAGAAGAACATTGCAGAACCGCCCCCTACCAACGTTCAAGAAAGCTAA
- the LOC121576527 gene encoding GRAM domain-containing protein 2B isoform X2 — protein MERGNSQWYDQDAADRRRAGDGASYQVESGGLSVKKASKSKTVEKTRKALSLEEAQLELLQQSRTLTRRAPVRSQTFDVDRRLERTVSIGLQSSFIKHNKTFHKLFPDIPESEDLLHAYICALQKEVLYHGRLYVTKHHACFHSSVLLKDTKLVIPVTSVQILKKQNTALLVPNALSIRTEGEKYLFVSLRNREACYKLLRSVCPQLKDGSANSSPVFSSAENSFDQDKLVNSSQSSLEDSFDQLDGSDPKLFLDSPTPNKDLVPQESRSTLRSINAQQRDSSSEDLSGGSWVWSVVEKARSLLIQRDAGSLNTLLFIYLILVVLLLLSSGYIGLRIVALEEQLTSLGALPEFSSQSTRTHNPDWPEEMLEDVTIWCQLKIYQ, from the exons CTACCAGGTGGAGAGCGGGGGATTGTCTGTGAAGAAGGCAAGTAAGAGCAAGACTGTGGAGAAGACCAGGAAAGCCCTGAGTCTGGAGGAGGCCCAACTGGAGCTGCTGCAGCAGAGCAGAACTCTCACCAGACGAGCCCCGGTCAG GTCTCAGACGTTCGATGTGGACAGACGTTTGGAGAGGACTGTAAGCATCGGTTTACAAAGT AGTTTTATAAAGCACAACAAAACATTCCACAAGCTGTTTCCTGACATTCCAGAGAGTGAAGACTTGCTACATG cgTACATCTGTGCCCTGCAGAAGGAAGTACTCTACCACGGCAGGCTCTATGTCACCAAACATCACGCGTGCTTCCACTCCTCCGTGCTGCTCAAGGACACCAAG TTGGTGATCCCTGTGACCAGCGTGCAAATTCTGAAGAAGCAGAACACTGCCCTGCTGGTGCCCAACGCCCTGTCTATCCGCACCGAGGGAGAAAAG TACCTGTTTGTGTCTTTGCGGAACCGAGAGGCGTGTTACAAGCTCCTGCGGTCCGTGTGTCCTCAACTGAAGGATGGAAGTGCTAACAGCAGCCCTGTATTCTCCTCTGCTGAGAATAGTTTTGATCAGGACAAGCTGGTG AACTCCAGTCAGTCCAGTCTAGAGGACAGTTTTGACCAGCTGGATGGGTCAGACCCCAAGCTCTTTCTTGACTCACCCACACCAAATAAAG ACCTTGTGCCTCAAGAGAGCAGATCCACCCTTAGGAGCATAAACGCACAGCAGAGAGACAGCTCCTCAGAGGACCtctcag GTGGCTCGTGGGTGTGGAGTGTGGTGGAAAAAGCCCGCTCCCTTCTCATCCAGAGAGACGCCGGCAGCCTCAACACTCTCCTCTTCATATACCTAATACT GGTGGTACTGCTGCTGCTGTCGTCGGGGTACATCGGCCTCCGCATTGTGGCTCTGGAGGAACAGCTGACCTCTCTGGGCGCCCTCCCTGAATTCTCCTCACAGA GTACAAGGACACATAACCCTGATTGGCCAGAGGAGATGTTGGAGGACGTGACAATATGGTGCCAGTTGAAGATCTACCAATGA
- the LOC121576527 gene encoding GRAM domain-containing protein 2B isoform X4, whose product MLENKTDRLKTFLRKIDEKAIVRIKHFMKESYQVESGGLSVKKASKSKTVEKTRKALSLEEAQLELLQQSRTLTRRAPVRSQTFDVDRRLERTVSIGLQSSFIKHNKTFHKLFPDIPESEDLLHAYICALQKEVLYHGRLYVTKHHACFHSSVLLKDTKLVIPVTSVQILKKQNTALLVPNALSIRTEGEKYLFVSLRNREACYKLLRSVCPQLKDGSANSSPVFSSAENSFDQDKLVNSSQSSLEDSFDQLDGSDPKLFLDSPTPNKDLVPQESRSTLRSINAQQRDSSSEDLSGGSWVWSVVEKARSLLIQRDAGSLNTLLFIYLILVVLLLLSSGYIGLRIVALEEQLTSLGALPEFSSQSGYKDT is encoded by the exons CTACCAGGTGGAGAGCGGGGGATTGTCTGTGAAGAAGGCAAGTAAGAGCAAGACTGTGGAGAAGACCAGGAAAGCCCTGAGTCTGGAGGAGGCCCAACTGGAGCTGCTGCAGCAGAGCAGAACTCTCACCAGACGAGCCCCGGTCAG GTCTCAGACGTTCGATGTGGACAGACGTTTGGAGAGGACTGTAAGCATCGGTTTACAAAGT AGTTTTATAAAGCACAACAAAACATTCCACAAGCTGTTTCCTGACATTCCAGAGAGTGAAGACTTGCTACATG cgTACATCTGTGCCCTGCAGAAGGAAGTACTCTACCACGGCAGGCTCTATGTCACCAAACATCACGCGTGCTTCCACTCCTCCGTGCTGCTCAAGGACACCAAG TTGGTGATCCCTGTGACCAGCGTGCAAATTCTGAAGAAGCAGAACACTGCCCTGCTGGTGCCCAACGCCCTGTCTATCCGCACCGAGGGAGAAAAG TACCTGTTTGTGTCTTTGCGGAACCGAGAGGCGTGTTACAAGCTCCTGCGGTCCGTGTGTCCTCAACTGAAGGATGGAAGTGCTAACAGCAGCCCTGTATTCTCCTCTGCTGAGAATAGTTTTGATCAGGACAAGCTGGTG AACTCCAGTCAGTCCAGTCTAGAGGACAGTTTTGACCAGCTGGATGGGTCAGACCCCAAGCTCTTTCTTGACTCACCCACACCAAATAAAG ACCTTGTGCCTCAAGAGAGCAGATCCACCCTTAGGAGCATAAACGCACAGCAGAGAGACAGCTCCTCAGAGGACCtctcag GTGGCTCGTGGGTGTGGAGTGTGGTGGAAAAAGCCCGCTCCCTTCTCATCCAGAGAGACGCCGGCAGCCTCAACACTCTCCTCTTCATATACCTAATACT GGTGGTACTGCTGCTGCTGTCGTCGGGGTACATCGGCCTCCGCATTGTGGCTCTGGAGGAACAGCTGACCTCTCTGGGCGCCCTCCCTGAATTCTCCTCACAGAGTGG GTACAAGGACACATAA
- the LOC121576527 gene encoding GRAM domain-containing protein 2B isoform X1 — protein MLENKTDRLKTFLRKIDEKAIVRIKHFMKESYQVESGGLSVKKASKSKTVEKTRKALSLEEAQLELLQQSRTLTRRAPVRSQTFDVDRRLERTVSIGLQSSFIKHNKTFHKLFPDIPESEDLLHAYICALQKEVLYHGRLYVTKHHACFHSSVLLKDTKLVIPVTSVQILKKQNTALLVPNALSIRTEGEKYLFVSLRNREACYKLLRSVCPQLKDGSANSSPVFSSAENSFDQDKLVNSSQSSLEDSFDQLDGSDPKLFLDSPTPNKDLVPQESRSTLRSINAQQRDSSSEDLSGGSWVWSVVEKARSLLIQRDAGSLNTLLFIYLILVVLLLLSSGYIGLRIVALEEQLTSLGALPEFSSQSTRTHNPDWPEEMLEDVTIWCQLKIYQ, from the exons CTACCAGGTGGAGAGCGGGGGATTGTCTGTGAAGAAGGCAAGTAAGAGCAAGACTGTGGAGAAGACCAGGAAAGCCCTGAGTCTGGAGGAGGCCCAACTGGAGCTGCTGCAGCAGAGCAGAACTCTCACCAGACGAGCCCCGGTCAG GTCTCAGACGTTCGATGTGGACAGACGTTTGGAGAGGACTGTAAGCATCGGTTTACAAAGT AGTTTTATAAAGCACAACAAAACATTCCACAAGCTGTTTCCTGACATTCCAGAGAGTGAAGACTTGCTACATG cgTACATCTGTGCCCTGCAGAAGGAAGTACTCTACCACGGCAGGCTCTATGTCACCAAACATCACGCGTGCTTCCACTCCTCCGTGCTGCTCAAGGACACCAAG TTGGTGATCCCTGTGACCAGCGTGCAAATTCTGAAGAAGCAGAACACTGCCCTGCTGGTGCCCAACGCCCTGTCTATCCGCACCGAGGGAGAAAAG TACCTGTTTGTGTCTTTGCGGAACCGAGAGGCGTGTTACAAGCTCCTGCGGTCCGTGTGTCCTCAACTGAAGGATGGAAGTGCTAACAGCAGCCCTGTATTCTCCTCTGCTGAGAATAGTTTTGATCAGGACAAGCTGGTG AACTCCAGTCAGTCCAGTCTAGAGGACAGTTTTGACCAGCTGGATGGGTCAGACCCCAAGCTCTTTCTTGACTCACCCACACCAAATAAAG ACCTTGTGCCTCAAGAGAGCAGATCCACCCTTAGGAGCATAAACGCACAGCAGAGAGACAGCTCCTCAGAGGACCtctcag GTGGCTCGTGGGTGTGGAGTGTGGTGGAAAAAGCCCGCTCCCTTCTCATCCAGAGAGACGCCGGCAGCCTCAACACTCTCCTCTTCATATACCTAATACT GGTGGTACTGCTGCTGCTGTCGTCGGGGTACATCGGCCTCCGCATTGTGGCTCTGGAGGAACAGCTGACCTCTCTGGGCGCCCTCCCTGAATTCTCCTCACAGA GTACAAGGACACATAACCCTGATTGGCCAGAGGAGATGTTGGAGGACGTGACAATATGGTGCCAGTTGAAGATCTACCAATGA
- the LOC121576527 gene encoding GRAM domain-containing protein 2B isoform X3, translating to MNRYMSFRSSGRLRLNGYQVESGGLSVKKASKSKTVEKTRKALSLEEAQLELLQQSRTLTRRAPVRSQTFDVDRRLERTVSIGLQSSFIKHNKTFHKLFPDIPESEDLLHAYICALQKEVLYHGRLYVTKHHACFHSSVLLKDTKLVIPVTSVQILKKQNTALLVPNALSIRTEGEKYLFVSLRNREACYKLLRSVCPQLKDGSANSSPVFSSAENSFDQDKLVNSSQSSLEDSFDQLDGSDPKLFLDSPTPNKDLVPQESRSTLRSINAQQRDSSSEDLSGGSWVWSVVEKARSLLIQRDAGSLNTLLFIYLILVVLLLLSSGYIGLRIVALEEQLTSLGALPEFSSQSTRTHNPDWPEEMLEDVTIWCQLKIYQ from the exons CTACCAGGTGGAGAGCGGGGGATTGTCTGTGAAGAAGGCAAGTAAGAGCAAGACTGTGGAGAAGACCAGGAAAGCCCTGAGTCTGGAGGAGGCCCAACTGGAGCTGCTGCAGCAGAGCAGAACTCTCACCAGACGAGCCCCGGTCAG GTCTCAGACGTTCGATGTGGACAGACGTTTGGAGAGGACTGTAAGCATCGGTTTACAAAGT AGTTTTATAAAGCACAACAAAACATTCCACAAGCTGTTTCCTGACATTCCAGAGAGTGAAGACTTGCTACATG cgTACATCTGTGCCCTGCAGAAGGAAGTACTCTACCACGGCAGGCTCTATGTCACCAAACATCACGCGTGCTTCCACTCCTCCGTGCTGCTCAAGGACACCAAG TTGGTGATCCCTGTGACCAGCGTGCAAATTCTGAAGAAGCAGAACACTGCCCTGCTGGTGCCCAACGCCCTGTCTATCCGCACCGAGGGAGAAAAG TACCTGTTTGTGTCTTTGCGGAACCGAGAGGCGTGTTACAAGCTCCTGCGGTCCGTGTGTCCTCAACTGAAGGATGGAAGTGCTAACAGCAGCCCTGTATTCTCCTCTGCTGAGAATAGTTTTGATCAGGACAAGCTGGTG AACTCCAGTCAGTCCAGTCTAGAGGACAGTTTTGACCAGCTGGATGGGTCAGACCCCAAGCTCTTTCTTGACTCACCCACACCAAATAAAG ACCTTGTGCCTCAAGAGAGCAGATCCACCCTTAGGAGCATAAACGCACAGCAGAGAGACAGCTCCTCAGAGGACCtctcag GTGGCTCGTGGGTGTGGAGTGTGGTGGAAAAAGCCCGCTCCCTTCTCATCCAGAGAGACGCCGGCAGCCTCAACACTCTCCTCTTCATATACCTAATACT GGTGGTACTGCTGCTGCTGTCGTCGGGGTACATCGGCCTCCGCATTGTGGCTCTGGAGGAACAGCTGACCTCTCTGGGCGCCCTCCCTGAATTCTCCTCACAGA GTACAAGGACACATAACCCTGATTGGCCAGAGGAGATGTTGGAGGACGTGACAATATGGTGCCAGTTGAAGATCTACCAATGA